The genomic DNA GCAGTTTTTTCTTTAACCACAGTTCTACTTTGATAAACTGCAAAAGTAAAGCAGTTGGGGAGGAAAACCAAATAATAGAcgaaaaagaggaagaataatACAGTGGCTTTCTTATCTTTGAATTCACAACTAATCTGATTAGGAAGAGCTGAGCTGTTGTTCTGATCCGCAGTGGTCAGTAGTGTATTTTACTAGTGACCTTAATCACAGAATAAGGACTTAACTTTAGTCAAATGAGGAAAGTTGTAGGAGCTGGCTGGCTTCAGGGAATCCTGTGGGCCAATTCCAGTTCTCACAATAAAAAGCAGAGTAACTTCAGGAAAAGCTTCTTCTCCCCGAGTCCTCCAAACAATGCTCACATCGTTTTTATCATCTAGCGATTTTAGAGACGTATGTACTCATTTCTTTACAGTCACGCTGACATAATGGTCTTCTAAGTGAGATAAATGCCTTAGGTTTATTTGATCAATATATTTGAATTATGTGTTTAGTGTCAAGATtctagggttctttttttttttttcaaagactcaAAGAAACTATACGGTAATTTGTTTCCTTGCACCATCTAGTGGATTTAAATGACAACTGCGGCAGTACAGTAAATTCCTATAAGTCAATCCTATAAGTCAAATTTTCAGTCGTATCTGAATAACTAACTATGCCTAAAATCATTATTCAATTAATTCCTCAACAAGTCATTATTATTCCTCCCTTTACGGAGGGAATCAATTAAACACAGGTGAACTCATTAGCGAACGTTTAAAATGCTAAGAAAGATATCACGGGATCGTTGCTATCATTTCGAGAACCGAGAGAACGAGAAGCATGGTTTAGTTCTTAGAGAAGCCCCTGCTACGCTCCCTGCCAGCAGTCTGCGCCATAGCCGCTGCCCAGCCTCCGCGCCGAGCCCAGTGCGCAGGCGCACCGCCGGGCGGAAGTGGGGGGCGGGCCCAGACCGTCCGCGACAGGAAGAGGCCGGAACGGCTGGGGTGAGGCGCTGCTGAGACGGTTGAAAGCTGAGCCGGGGCCAGGCCGCAGCTCGGAATCGCGAACGTGGTGATCATCGGAGCCGAGCGAGCGTCGGGGCTTCCGGAGCAGCCGTTGCTGTCGCCGCGGACGCCGCTGTCGCCGACCCGGAGGACGCGGCCCCGGAGAGGCCTGCAAGGCCTAGCGCGGCCCGCGGAGCCCGACGAGTCTCTGCTGTgagtaggaaataaaaaaaaaaaagaaagcagcgCCCTCTGCACAGCCGCTTCCCCGATTAAGATGGAGGAGATTTCGTTGGCCAACCTGGATACTAACAAGCTGGAGGCCATCGCGCAGGAGATCTATGTAGACCTGATTGAGGATTCCTGCCTGGGATTCTGCTTTGAGGTGCACCGGGCTGTCAAGTGTGGCTACTTCTACCTGGAGTTCGCAGACACGGGCAGCGTGAAGGATTTTGGCATCCAGCCAGTGGAAGACAAAGGAGCACGCCGCCACCCgctctgctccctgcctggaGATCCTGAGAATGCACCCCAGCCGGAGCTGCAGCGTTCACCTCCAGAATTCCAGTAGTCCCCAACAAGTGAGAGAGGGCTACAGTGACCAGGACAATAATGGAGACTGGTCCCGTGGCTTGGAGGAGTAAGCTAAATtggaggggcgggggggggggagaaaaaaaaagataaaagtcccAGTTACCCTTAAAGATCTtagcatttgaaaaacaaaacattaaaaaaaaagcccaaagaagAGAATTTAGGAATTTGGATCCATTCGAAAGGGTACCCAGTGCCAGCTCTGAAATCCTGGGCAGGACTGTGTCCACAGGCCTCGTGCTGTATTCTGATCTTTATAAATACACCTGGATGTACAAGATCCCCGTGCTGCTGTCGTCAGTACACAGGTGAGCAACTGTGTGCCCAGCATCTACaattcttttgtttctcagaTTTGGATCTGCTTGATGTCAAGGACTTCCTGCAGAGTTTGGATAATGTCCATGGTCAGGCCATGATCAGTCGACTTCAGTGGACAGGTCCTCCGATTCCTAAGCCCCAACCCAATTGGGCCTCTTTGATGCAAGTGAAAGTCGGGTATGAGACTTGGATACTAGAAAAATATCAATTCCTATTTGAATTTGGTAGGAAGCCCTGGACCATGTTCACAAGAAGTTGAGAACCACCTGTTTCCAGAGGTCCAGCGTTTTCAGTGATTTCCACTGATGTGGGGACAAGGCCTCTCCTTTTGACTCTCCCGAAGCTCTGTCTTTCCATCTCACTCAGAGGCAAAGGTTTGGCAAAGGACACGGTGGTATACAAACAGTTGAAGACTTTGTTCTGATGCTGTGAGGAGAAAGACATCTGCAACCGCATGCCATCTCCACCTGGTAGATGCATACCATGAATCACCGTGGACTTGTTTGGTGGCACAGTCTGTTCCTGCTTTTGAGTTACTGGCGATATAACCATCCTGTGGGTCAGACTCGATCACTATGACAGGTGTCTGTCCTGTCAGGGACACCACTACAGAAGGGCCCAGTGGCCAAGCAGAAGGCTGTTTGAAAATTGAGCCAGGAGGGAACAATTTCCATCTGCCCTCAGTAATGTGAATGAGTTCAATGCTAAGGGCCCTGAAAGAGGTCTTGCTTACCTGGTATGGTTGTAGAATCTCTTCTCCCCTACATGGGGCAGTCAGACCTCTGCTATGGTGAATGAAGACTGCCACCACCTTCTTGGCCCTCACAAATGACAGTGCTTCACTCGGTCCGCTGGACCTTCCTGGCAGCAGGggctggctttttgttgttggaAGTTAGGAAAAGACCTCCAAAATTCCCTGGCTTTGGAGGCTGGCATAGAAGTGGAGGGGAAGTGAGTGTCAGTTCAGACCTGTCCTCTGTAGTCCCTAACTGAGGGCTGATGGAGGGTAGGAGGGTGGGAGTCCTGAGGTGAGCAGAACAGAACGGTGCTgctttatttgaaatgttttcttaccTCATTCTGTACCCCAGTAAAGGGTCCAGCCTCATCCGTCTGGCTTGGCCATGTTCCTGTCACTGCTCCACTGCCTGTCCGGTGCAGCTCATGCTCCCCGGTGCTGCTTGCCACgctagcttttctcctgaccggTTTCAGTTCATCTTCCAGTGCCCTGCATCTGAAGCCTACAcaagtttcttttctccttttttgatttgtttgtttgttttcgtttttgttggtgttcctttaagtttttatgttgttggttttgttttacctGTTTTTATGGAGGACTAGTAGGAGGGTATTCACATGGCTCCCTCTGGATCGGGATGGGAAAGTAACTCTTTTTGTATTTCCAAGGTGGTTTCATGTCTATGTATTTCTCTTATATAGGACTGTCTTGCTAGTCTATCCCCTGCTTGTCTTAGTTCTTCCTTCCCATTACTACATGGATATTGCCTCTTGGGACTTACAGCAGAACCGCGAATGCTGGTATACACAGGATGGAGTTAGTGCTGTTCCATGTTTCTAACCCTGTTGAGTACGGATCTGCCTTTTCCCAGGTTCTGTTTGAACTTTATGGACTGATTTGGGTTACTGTACTCAAGAGTTAAGGAAACCGTAGTGATTGGACCTTGAGACTATCTATTGCCTTCTCAGAGTTTTCCAGCTCAGGGTTGGGGCCTAGTTACAGTTTGATGGATCCTCAGTCCCAAGAATTATGAGAGCCTAGAAAAAAATGAGACCTTGGCCaggaactaaaaatatttttaaaagataccttTCTACATGAGTTCTGCACGCACCTTCAGTGAATTCAAGAGAAAGCAGTCTTAAGACTCCTGTCTATTTAAAGTGCTTGGGAAACATGAAAGGGAGGAAGGCCATGGCCCGCTCACTCTTGCCTTCAGATAGGGAGCTCAaatgtgattttaatattttctctctggTCTTTTCTGGGTAGAACATAAGAAGTGGGTGGTAATTTGGCGTAATGGTTTGCTCATATTACTTCccgtttttgttttctgtctccttcatTTCCATTAGGGCCATAACTTCCCACCCTGTGTAGATAGAAGGTGGGCTCAGTTCAGCTATTTCTGCCCTGAGGGAAGAACTACTTGTTTGGGAGCTAATGTTCTCTGCCATATAGTTGACAGTGGTTAGGAAcgctcccttccctgcttctgtAACAGCAAAATTCTATCCTTCCTCTTCAATTAGTTGTATTGACCACTCTGTAATCCTATtatgtatctgagtgtgtgtgtatgggggaaaGGGGTTCTTTAAATTTCTGtggtttgtggtttttcttccaTAAATTAGTTCCCACCATCGCATGCCCAGGGGCCACTGCCTGGCATTATCGCATGCTGGGATCATTGGGGGAGGGTAGTGTGACTTTTACCACTGTCCTTTGTTTTGGAGATTATTTTTTACTAAGTAATCCTATACAGATAGCTAATGAACTATGTGTGTTCCCCTGCCCATATGGCTGCTGGTGTAAATAAATTGCATTTTCCCATTGctaaacagtaataataaaattcaaaaagtaTATTTTGACTCATTTTTTAATAGCAAATTTCCCAGACATTGACAAAGCAGAATAAATGTTTAAGCACTCTTAAATCTCGGTACTTGAATGGGAGGCAGTTTAGAATCCATAACGGAGTTCTTTCTAGCTTTTGTTTCTCAATCTAATCCTTGAAATTTAGC from Microtus ochrogaster isolate Prairie Vole_2 chromosome 24, MicOch1.0, whole genome shotgun sequence includes the following:
- the Atxn7l3b gene encoding ataxin-7-like protein 3B; protein product: MEEISLANLDTNKLEAIAQEIYVDLIEDSCLGFCFEVHRAVKCGYFYLEFADTGSVKDFGIQPVEDKGARRHPLCSLPGDPENAPQPELQRSPPEFQ